The following are from one region of the Thiocapsa rosea genome:
- a CDS encoding Bcr/CflA family multidrug efflux MFS transporter yields the protein MQIRLSTLLTLGLLSGLTPFAIDMYLPSLPAIAQDLDSTIELAQLSVTAYLGVFALAQLVLGPASDVLGRRATIGGGLALFCVGALMCVLSERMETLLLGRAVQGLGGAAVAVTVPALVRDLFERDHYARVMSLVMLTTALAPLLAPSIGGAIVSYLEWHWVFGALLFLGLTASGLFFRLIPETLLHADRHPPELARVLRNYLTLLRHRVGLGYLLTGAFSFGGMMTYIVTSPFVYIELHGVPVGWFGVFFGANVALAMVVTGQNARLVVRLGAERLLRLGLGVQVVSALILLGLAIWGTPPLWAIVGATLLYLGMAGVVLGNSMAGFMAHFARMAGTASAFSGASRFGLGAVMGSLVSLLHTGDARPMLFGMAICGLAAGGSYWLLCCSSVSDGSEVG from the coding sequence ATGCAGATTCGCCTCTCGACGCTCCTCACACTTGGTCTGCTCTCCGGCCTGACGCCCTTTGCCATCGACATGTATCTGCCGAGCCTGCCCGCGATCGCGCAGGACTTGGACTCGACGATCGAGCTGGCTCAGCTGAGCGTGACCGCGTATCTGGGCGTCTTTGCTCTGGCCCAATTGGTTTTGGGACCGGCCTCGGACGTGCTCGGACGGCGGGCGACCATCGGTGGTGGGTTGGCGCTCTTTTGCGTGGGGGCGCTGATGTGTGTCTTGTCCGAGCGGATGGAGACACTGCTGTTGGGGCGCGCCGTTCAGGGGCTTGGCGGCGCGGCGGTGGCGGTGACGGTGCCGGCCTTGGTGCGGGATCTCTTCGAGCGCGATCACTATGCGCGGGTGATGAGTCTGGTGATGCTGACAACGGCGCTCGCACCCCTGCTGGCACCGTCCATCGGCGGGGCCATCGTGTCCTATCTGGAGTGGCACTGGGTCTTCGGCGCGCTCTTGTTTCTGGGCTTGACGGCGAGCGGGCTCTTCTTTCGGCTGATCCCGGAGACCCTTCTGCACGCGGATCGCCACCCGCCCGAGCTGGCTCGGGTCTTACGCAATTATCTGACCTTGCTTCGACATCGGGTCGGCCTGGGGTATCTGCTGACCGGGGCCTTCTCTTTCGGCGGCATGATGACCTATATCGTGACCTCGCCCTTCGTCTATATCGAGCTGCACGGGGTGCCGGTAGGTTGGTTCGGGGTCTTCTTCGGGGCGAACGTGGCCCTGGCGATGGTGGTGACCGGCCAGAATGCCCGGTTGGTCGTCCGGTTGGGGGCGGAGCGTCTGCTGCGTTTGGGTCTCGGAGTGCAGGTCGTGTCGGCGCTGATTCTGCTGGGGCTGGCCATCTGGGGGACGCCGCCGCTGTGGGCCATCGTCGGCGCGACCTTGCTCTATCTCGGGATGGCGGGGGTGGTGCTCGGCAACTCCATGGCGGGGTTTATGGCGCACTTCGCACGGATGGCGGGCACGGCATCGGCCTTCTCCGGGGCGTCGCGCTTCGGGCTCGGTGCTGTGATGGGATCGCTGGTCAGCCTGCTGCATACGGGGGATGCGAGGCCGATGCTCTTCGGTATGGCGATCTGCGGTTTGGCGGCGGGCGGGAGCTATTGGCTGCTGTGCTGCTCGTCTGTGAGTGATGGTTCGGAGGTTGGGTGA
- a CDS encoding GNAT family N-acetyltransferase, whose amino-acid sequence MHQQRFSGSIRPADLDRSDDAHAVVTLLNAYARDAMGAGESLPEDVTQRLVPALRRVQDHLVLLARDGEDAVGLAICFQGFSTFRARPLLNIHDLAVLPSHRGRGIATALLAAIEAEARRRGCCKLTLEVREDNPRAEALYRALGFGAGSAGECSVQYRFIEKRLGSSA is encoded by the coding sequence ATGCATCAACAGCGGTTCTCAGGTTCGATCCGGCCGGCCGATCTCGATCGATCCGACGACGCGCACGCCGTCGTGACCCTGCTGAACGCCTACGCCCGGGACGCCATGGGTGCCGGCGAGTCCCTGCCGGAGGACGTCACACAACGGCTGGTGCCGGCCCTGCGGCGCGTGCAGGATCATCTGGTGCTTTTGGCCCGCGACGGCGAAGACGCTGTCGGGCTGGCGATCTGCTTCCAGGGTTTCTCGACCTTCCGCGCCCGGCCGCTGCTCAACATCCACGATCTGGCCGTACTCCCGAGCCATCGAGGCCGGGGTATCGCCACCGCGCTGCTGGCGGCGATCGAGGCGGAGGCGAGGCGTCGCGGTTGCTGCAAGCTCACGCTCGAGGTGCGAGAGGACAATCCACGTGCCGAGGCGCTCTATCGCGCACTTGGTTTCGGCGCCGGGAGTGCGGGCGAGTGCTCCGTCCAATATCGCTTCATCGAGAAGCGCCTCGGGTCGAGCGCTTGA
- a CDS encoding phosphate-starvation-inducible PsiE family protein, producing MDRNRFDIQFSGDLVPGTDVLAARQRIQHTFNLSDAAVGHLFGGTPVTVRRGVDSETAARYQSAFREAGALIRIVPASNERAPAPLSLDPFGWSGQGANRNQTRTRPKSMFDRLFHHFEKALAAVLLVLISVVAVIAVIELCFVLYKDIVSQKGLFLLDLNELFEVFGMFLMVLIAIELMASVYMYMMDKSVHVEIMLLIAITALTRKVVVLDLESKGDPAMYMFGLAALLGTLIGGYYLVKRLTGPGDGH from the coding sequence ATGGACAGAAACCGATTCGACATCCAATTCAGTGGAGACCTCGTTCCCGGGACCGACGTGCTCGCGGCTCGGCAGCGGATCCAGCACACGTTCAACCTCTCCGACGCGGCTGTCGGTCACCTCTTCGGCGGCACGCCGGTCACGGTCAGGCGGGGTGTCGACAGCGAGACCGCGGCGCGCTACCAGAGCGCCTTCCGTGAAGCCGGCGCGCTGATTCGGATCGTCCCTGCCTCGAACGAACGTGCGCCGGCTCCTCTCTCCCTCGATCCGTTCGGGTGGTCGGGACAGGGTGCGAACCGGAATCAGACCCGGACTCGGCCGAAATCCATGTTCGACCGGTTGTTTCACCATTTCGAGAAGGCGCTGGCCGCGGTCCTGCTGGTGTTGATCTCGGTTGTCGCCGTGATCGCCGTCATCGAGCTTTGCTTCGTACTATACAAAGACATCGTCAGCCAGAAGGGTCTGTTTCTTCTGGACTTAAACGAGCTGTTTGAAGTCTTCGGCATGTTCCTGATGGTGTTGATCGCGATCGAGCTGATGGCGAGCGTCTACATGTACATGATGGACAAGTCCGTCCACGTCGAGATCATGCTGTTGATCGCCATCACCGCGCTGACCCGCAAGGTGGTCGTCTTGGATCTGGAAAGCAAAGGTGATCCGGCCATGTACATGTTCGGTCTGGCTGCGCTCCTGGGCACGCTGATCGGGGGTTACTACCTCGTCAAACGGCTCACCGGTCCCGGCGACGGTCATTGA
- a CDS encoding cation diffusion facilitator family transporter, whose product MASIERVMRLRSELEARLLWISLGATLVIAGLGILFGLLARSTAILFDGVFSFVDVAVTWLTLVVARLVASQGDRRFQYGFWHLEPMVIALKASVLIVLVAYAFLSAVNSILKGGYEPEFGTALLYAGAVALICYGMWWWMGRQAERIDSGLVRLDVKAWLMSALITTALLIAFGAALAMKGTDVEGFIRYVDPVVLAIVALFLLPLPFREARESFGEILMISPPDMDAHVRSVMTDFVARHGFSDYRSYLSKAGRARFIEISVLVPPDLSLPVAQIDALRAEIGTAIGSAGPDRWLTIVFTADPVHL is encoded by the coding sequence GTGGCATCGATCGAGCGCGTCATGCGGTTGCGGAGCGAGCTGGAAGCGCGCTTGTTGTGGATCTCGTTGGGCGCAACCCTCGTGATCGCCGGGCTCGGCATCCTCTTCGGTCTCTTGGCCCGGTCGACCGCCATTCTCTTCGACGGAGTCTTCTCGTTCGTCGATGTCGCCGTCACCTGGTTGACCCTTGTCGTTGCGCGGTTGGTCGCCAGCCAAGGCGATCGCCGCTTCCAGTACGGCTTCTGGCATCTCGAGCCGATGGTCATCGCCTTGAAGGCATCGGTGCTCATCGTCTTGGTCGCCTACGCCTTCCTGAGTGCGGTGAACAGCATCCTCAAGGGCGGCTACGAGCCCGAATTCGGCACCGCGCTCCTGTACGCCGGTGCGGTCGCACTCATCTGCTACGGGATGTGGTGGTGGATGGGCCGCCAAGCCGAGCGGATCGACTCGGGGCTCGTGCGCTTGGATGTGAAGGCATGGCTGATGTCGGCCCTGATCACCACCGCGCTCTTGATTGCCTTCGGCGCGGCGCTGGCGATGAAAGGCACCGACGTGGAGGGTTTCATCCGCTACGTCGACCCCGTCGTGTTGGCCATCGTCGCACTCTTTCTCCTGCCATTGCCCTTCCGCGAAGCGCGCGAGTCATTCGGCGAGATCCTGATGATCAGCCCGCCCGACATGGATGCACACGTCCGTTCGGTCATGACGGATTTCGTCGCCCGTCACGGCTTTTCGGACTATCGCAGCTATCTCTCCAAGGCCGGCCGCGCCCGATTTATCGAGATCTCCGTCCTGGTCCCGCCCGACCTCAGTCTACCCGTGGCCCAGATCGACGCCCTGCGCGCCGAAATCGGCACCGCCATCGGCAGTGCCGGACCCGACCGATGGCTCACCATCGTCTTCACCGCCGACCCCGTCCACCTCTGA
- a CDS encoding NADP-dependent malic enzyme has product MTPNLSTAEQALRDAAREYHRSPTRGKIAVTPSKPLSNQRDLSLAYSPGVAYPCLDIQADPALAAEYTSRGNLVGVVTNGTAVLGLGDIGPLAAKPVMEGKGCLFKKFAGIDVFDIELAERDPDKLVEIIAALEPTLGGINLEDIKAPECFYIERQLSERMNIPVFHDDQHGTAIISGAALLNALELVGKTIDTVKMAVSGAGAAAIACVDVMVGLGIRREHVFMVDSKGVIYEGRPGGFDASKARYAQQTDARTLADVVDGADVFLGCSAPGVLTVEMVKTMADRPIILALANPEPEIRPELAKLARPDCIIATGRSDYPNQVNNVLCFPYIFRGALDSGATKITEEMKLACVREIADLAKSESSAEVATAYAGQDLVFGPDYLIPKPFDTRLILRIAPAVAQAAADSGVAMRPIPDMQAYRESLMLFVSQTGILMRPVINAARALPDTRKRVAFADGEDERALRAAQIALDDRLARPILIGRPAVIQAHIEKAGLRMRLGDDVENVNPEQDPRLNQYREHYQRLMGRNGVTPEVAAAAVRRSNTIIASLMVALGDADAMICGLAGSYETHLERIHSIIGLQPGVSNYAALNALMTERGGPLFIADTYVNEDPGAEQLAEIAWMAVQEIQRFGLPPKVAFLSHSSFGSSKRASAKKMRLARDLFVASHPEIECDGELHGDAALEEDIRSRYLAETTLGGSANLLICPNLDAANILYTVLKTTTSGGVTVGPILMGAAATACILTPAATVRRTLNMTTLAVASAAAARDLPDSRHVQVAEGPSAASIEGAPRVLG; this is encoded by the coding sequence ATGACACCGAATCTGTCCACCGCCGAGCAGGCATTGCGCGACGCCGCTCGGGAGTACCACCGCAGCCCGACTCGCGGCAAGATCGCCGTCACGCCCTCCAAGCCGCTGTCGAACCAGCGCGATCTCTCCCTGGCCTACTCGCCGGGTGTCGCCTATCCCTGTCTCGATATCCAGGCCGACCCGGCGCTTGCGGCGGAGTACACCTCGCGCGGAAATCTGGTGGGGGTGGTGACCAACGGCACGGCCGTGCTCGGCTTGGGCGACATCGGCCCCTTGGCTGCAAAACCCGTGATGGAGGGCAAGGGTTGTCTGTTCAAGAAATTCGCGGGCATCGATGTGTTCGACATCGAGCTGGCCGAGCGTGATCCGGACAAGCTGGTGGAGATCATCGCCGCGCTCGAACCGACGCTGGGCGGCATCAACCTGGAAGACATCAAGGCCCCGGAATGCTTCTACATCGAGCGCCAGCTCAGCGAGCGTATGAACATCCCGGTGTTCCATGACGATCAGCACGGCACGGCCATCATCTCCGGCGCCGCGCTGCTGAACGCCTTGGAACTGGTCGGCAAGACCATCGATACCGTGAAGATGGCTGTTTCGGGTGCCGGTGCGGCAGCGATCGCCTGCGTCGACGTGATGGTCGGTCTGGGGATCCGGCGCGAGCATGTCTTCATGGTCGATTCCAAGGGCGTGATCTACGAGGGCCGTCCCGGCGGGTTCGACGCCTCCAAGGCCCGCTATGCGCAGCAGACCGACGCGCGCACCCTGGCCGATGTGGTCGACGGCGCCGATGTCTTTTTGGGTTGCTCCGCACCCGGCGTGCTGACCGTGGAGATGGTCAAGACCATGGCCGATCGGCCCATCATTCTGGCCCTGGCCAACCCCGAGCCGGAGATCCGTCCGGAGCTGGCCAAGCTCGCGCGGCCCGATTGCATCATCGCCACCGGACGCTCTGACTACCCCAATCAGGTCAACAATGTCCTGTGCTTCCCCTATATCTTTCGGGGTGCACTCGACAGCGGCGCCACCAAGATCACGGAGGAGATGAAGCTCGCCTGTGTTCGCGAGATCGCCGATCTGGCCAAGAGCGAGAGCAGTGCCGAGGTGGCGACGGCATACGCCGGTCAGGACCTGGTCTTCGGCCCCGATTATCTGATCCCCAAGCCCTTCGACACGCGTCTGATCCTGCGCATTGCGCCCGCCGTGGCTCAAGCCGCGGCCGACTCGGGGGTGGCCATGCGCCCCATTCCCGACATGCAGGCTTACCGAGAGAGCCTGATGCTCTTCGTCTCCCAAACCGGCATCCTGATGCGTCCGGTCATCAATGCCGCCAGGGCCTTGCCCGATACGCGGAAGCGCGTGGCCTTTGCCGACGGCGAGGACGAGCGCGCCCTGCGGGCCGCCCAGATCGCGCTCGACGATCGCCTGGCTCGGCCCATCCTGATCGGACGTCCTGCCGTGATCCAGGCCCACATCGAGAAGGCCGGCTTGCGCATGCGTCTCGGGGACGATGTCGAGAACGTCAACCCCGAGCAAGATCCGCGTCTCAACCAGTACCGGGAACATTACCAACGACTCATGGGCCGCAACGGCGTCACGCCCGAGGTGGCCGCGGCGGCGGTGCGTCGCTCCAACACCATCATTGCCTCGCTGATGGTCGCCCTGGGCGACGCCGACGCCATGATCTGCGGCCTTGCCGGCAGCTACGAGACCCATCTCGAGCGCATCCACAGCATCATCGGCCTGCAGCCCGGCGTGAGCAATTACGCGGCCCTCAATGCGCTGATGACGGAGCGCGGCGGGCCGCTCTTCATTGCCGATACCTACGTGAACGAAGACCCCGGCGCGGAACAGCTCGCCGAGATCGCCTGGATGGCCGTGCAGGAAATTCAACGCTTCGGCCTGCCGCCGAAGGTGGCCTTTCTGTCGCACTCGAGCTTCGGCTCATCCAAGCGTGCTTCGGCCAAGAAGATGCGTCTGGCGCGTGACCTCTTCGTGGCCAGCCACCCCGAGATCGAATGCGACGGGGAATTGCACGGCGATGCCGCGCTGGAAGAAGACATCCGCAGCCGATACCTGGCCGAGACCACCCTCGGCGGCTCGGCAAACCTGCTGATCTGCCCGAACCTCGATGCCGCCAACATCCTCTACACCGTGCTCAAGACCACCACCAGCGGCGGTGTGACCGTGGGTCCGATCCTGATGGGGGCGGCCGCGACGGCCTGCATCCTTACCCCCGCCGCCACCGTGCGACGCACCCTGAACATGACCACCCTGGCTGTGGCGAGCGCGGCCGCCGCGCGTGATTTGCCGGACTCCCGTCACGTGCAGGTGGCCGAGGGTCCGTCGGCCGCATCCATCGAGGGTGCCCCGCGCGTCTTGGGATAA
- a CDS encoding DUF29 domain-containing protein produces MTTINYDADVVAWANEQARLIRAGRLDQLDLEHIAEEIEDVGKSEQRELASRMAVLMAHLIKWQYQPERQSTSWRRTIKEQRKALAFHLKQVPSLKPRLADAERQGAIWADAVTLAINETGMGAFPDDCPWTIEQILADDFLPA; encoded by the coding sequence ATGACGACCATCAACTATGACGCAGACGTTGTTGCCTGGGCGAACGAGCAAGCGCGCCTGATCCGCGCGGGTCGGTTGGATCAGCTGGATCTGGAACACATCGCCGAGGAAATCGAAGACGTGGGCAAGAGCGAACAACGCGAGCTGGCGAGCCGCATGGCTGTGCTGATGGCGCATCTCATCAAATGGCAGTACCAGCCCGAGCGCCAAAGCACGAGTTGGCGGCGAACGATCAAGGAGCAACGCAAGGCCCTGGCATTTCATCTCAAACAGGTGCCGAGCTTGAAGCCGAGACTGGCCGACGCCGAACGGCAGGGGGCGATTTGGGCCGATGCAGTCACGCTCGCGATCAACGAAACGGGAATGGGTGCTTTCCCGGACGACTGCCCGTGGACAATCGAGCAGATCCTCGCGGATGATTTCTTGCCGGCTTAA
- the putA gene encoding bifunctional proline dehydrogenase/L-glutamate gamma-semialdehyde dehydrogenase PutA — MDPARLPVRAAIDALTRADEAACVRACLADLDLAADALERIDTTARRLVESVRLSGGRLGGLDAFLQEYGLSTPEGVTLMCIAEALLRIPDTGTRDRLILDKLAPADWDRHLGQSQSLLVNASTLALMLTGRVVKLGRTQDDSAGTLIGRLVGRLGEPVVREALAQAMRNLALQFVMGSSIDEALDRARTGEAKGYTYSYDMLGEAACTAADAERYFGTYRDAIRTIGTAAKGRGPVAGPGISVKLSALHPRYEAAQRGRVMAELLPRLLALAQAAAELDIGLTIDAEEADRLDLSLDLVAALAGDPALGDWRGLGVAVQAYQKRAPAVIDWLGALAGRHRRRLMVRLVKGAYWDTEIKRAQEGGQSGYPVFTRKAATDVSYLACARRLLARADRLYPQFATHNAHTIAAVLELAGRTRGFEFQRLHGMGEALYQRVVEDGDLGVGCRIYAPVGRHEDLLPYLVRRLLENGANSSFVNRLRDERLPIEAIVRDPVAQMRTHAGQPHPRIPLPRAILLPERTIARGLDLASPGELMLLRDAMCAADGPWTAAPIIDGTIAEAGLRPVVSPADRTREIGGVREADPAEIERALDLAAKAAPAWAARDLEERATCLERAADALEADLPAFMALAVREAGKTLPDALAEVREAVDFCRYYAARARAGGGPEPALQGSMSGRAARVEGGVFVCISPWNFPLAIFIGQVSAALVAGNAVLAKPAEQTPLIAARAVRLLHRAGVPGAVLHLLPGEGARVGAALVADPRIAGVCFTGSTEVAHSINRQLAGQSDRRRVLIAETGGINAMIVDSTALTEQVIRDVLAGAFRSAGQRCSALRLLFLQEDIAEHTLDMLAGAMDELRLGDPGLLDTDVGPVIDGAAAAMLEAHAQRMEREARLIQRVAPGPGTEQGWFVAPAAYELEHAGQLEREVFGPLLHVVRFAPDALDAVVDSINAKGYGLTLGVHTRIDATWRRIAARARIGNIYINRNQIGALVGIQPFGGRGLSGTGPKAGGPYYLERLVAARPAACVLGDVSRGGTEVGRTDRLQEAGTPGPRAPTGPLTGLSRRDLEEALRRADDALPPDLKTRATILDRVATRVESAAGPALIALAARARAMLAAPLTLAGPTGEENQLLLEPRGRIACVAEDPAVLAVQIGAALVTGNRVIAVGSDADRTAQHFIDAGAPIALFALIPPGTDADLDDLAADPRLDGLAFHGTDALAARLDAALARSEGPIRPLILWADVGAGIGIPPAGSPGWMRRFLTEKTLSRDTTASGGNALLLAAAEDEGGRRPPPIRPSRPPLD, encoded by the coding sequence TTGGATCCGGCCCGCCTTCCAGTGCGTGCGGCCATCGACGCCCTGACTCGCGCCGACGAGGCGGCTTGTGTTCGGGCGTGTCTCGCGGATCTGGACCTCGCTGCCGACGCCTTGGAGCGGATCGACACGACGGCCCGTCGGCTCGTGGAGTCGGTTCGTCTGAGCGGCGGGCGGCTCGGCGGGCTCGACGCCTTTCTTCAGGAGTACGGCCTCTCCACGCCGGAAGGCGTGACGCTGATGTGTATCGCCGAGGCCCTTCTGCGCATCCCGGACACCGGCACGCGGGACCGCCTGATCCTGGACAAGCTGGCCCCGGCCGACTGGGACCGCCACCTCGGCCAGTCGCAGTCGCTCTTGGTGAATGCCTCGACGCTTGCCTTGATGCTGACGGGGCGTGTGGTGAAACTCGGTCGCACGCAAGACGACAGCGCGGGGACCTTGATCGGCCGACTGGTGGGTCGGCTCGGCGAGCCGGTGGTGCGCGAGGCGCTTGCTCAAGCGATGCGGAACTTGGCGCTGCAGTTCGTGATGGGCTCCAGCATCGACGAGGCATTGGATCGGGCGCGGACGGGCGAGGCCAAGGGCTACACCTATTCCTACGACATGCTCGGCGAGGCCGCCTGCACCGCCGCGGATGCCGAGCGCTACTTCGGGACCTACCGAGACGCGATCCGCACGATCGGCACCGCCGCCAAAGGGCGCGGACCGGTGGCCGGACCGGGGATCTCGGTCAAGCTCTCGGCGCTGCACCCGCGCTACGAAGCCGCCCAGCGAGGGCGCGTGATGGCCGAGCTTCTCCCGCGCCTGCTCGCATTGGCGCAGGCTGCGGCCGAGCTCGACATCGGCCTGACGATCGACGCGGAGGAGGCCGATCGGCTCGATCTCTCGCTGGATCTCGTCGCCGCCCTGGCGGGCGATCCCGCGCTCGGCGATTGGCGGGGCCTCGGGGTCGCGGTCCAGGCGTATCAGAAGCGCGCCCCGGCGGTGATTGACTGGCTCGGCGCGCTTGCGGGACGGCATCGGCGCCGACTGATGGTCCGACTGGTGAAGGGTGCCTATTGGGACACCGAGATCAAGCGGGCGCAGGAGGGTGGCCAGTCGGGCTATCCGGTCTTCACCCGCAAGGCCGCCACCGATGTGTCCTATCTCGCCTGCGCGCGTCGGCTGCTCGCGCGCGCGGATCGGCTCTACCCGCAGTTCGCGACCCACAACGCCCACACGATCGCGGCCGTGCTCGAGTTGGCCGGGAGGACCCGCGGTTTCGAGTTTCAGCGTCTGCACGGCATGGGCGAGGCGCTCTATCAAAGGGTCGTCGAGGACGGTGATCTCGGGGTCGGTTGCCGCATCTATGCCCCGGTCGGGCGCCATGAGGATCTCCTGCCCTATCTGGTGCGCCGGCTGCTGGAGAACGGGGCCAACAGCTCTTTCGTCAATCGTCTTCGCGACGAGCGCCTGCCGATCGAGGCGATCGTGCGGGACCCCGTTGCGCAGATGCGCACGCACGCCGGCCAGCCGCACCCGCGGATCCCGCTACCTCGGGCGATCCTGCTGCCCGAGCGGACGATCGCGCGAGGTCTGGATCTCGCCTCGCCGGGCGAGCTGATGCTGTTGCGCGATGCCATGTGCGCCGCGGACGGACCCTGGACCGCGGCCCCGATCATCGACGGCACGATTGCGGAGGCGGGATTGCGGCCGGTGGTCTCGCCCGCCGATCGCACACGCGAGATCGGCGGGGTACGCGAAGCCGACCCGGCCGAGATCGAGCGGGCGCTCGACCTTGCCGCGAAGGCCGCGCCCGCGTGGGCGGCGCGTGACCTCGAGGAGCGCGCCACCTGTCTCGAACGCGCGGCCGACGCACTGGAGGCCGATCTGCCTGCCTTCATGGCGCTGGCGGTGCGCGAGGCCGGCAAGACCCTGCCCGATGCCCTCGCCGAGGTGCGCGAGGCGGTCGACTTCTGTCGTTACTACGCCGCCCGGGCGCGGGCCGGAGGCGGTCCCGAGCCGGCGTTGCAGGGATCGATGTCCGGGCGTGCCGCGAGAGTCGAGGGCGGCGTCTTTGTCTGCATCAGCCCCTGGAACTTCCCGCTCGCCATTTTCATCGGGCAGGTGAGTGCGGCCCTGGTGGCGGGCAACGCGGTTCTGGCCAAACCCGCCGAGCAGACCCCGTTGATCGCCGCGCGTGCGGTCAGGCTTCTGCATAGGGCCGGTGTGCCGGGTGCCGTCCTGCATCTCTTGCCGGGGGAGGGGGCCCGCGTCGGGGCGGCGCTGGTCGCCGACCCGAGGATCGCCGGGGTCTGCTTCACCGGATCGACCGAGGTCGCGCATTCCATCAATCGGCAGCTCGCTGGCCAGTCCGACCGCCGCCGCGTGCTGATCGCCGAGACCGGCGGGATCAACGCCATGATTGTCGACAGCACCGCCCTGACGGAGCAAGTCATTCGCGACGTCCTGGCCGGTGCCTTCCGCAGCGCGGGCCAGCGTTGCTCGGCCCTGCGTTTGCTCTTTCTCCAAGAGGACATCGCCGAGCACACGCTCGACATGCTCGCCGGGGCGATGGACGAGCTCAGACTGGGCGATCCGGGCCTGCTCGACACCGACGTCGGCCCGGTGATCGACGGCGCGGCGGCGGCGATGCTGGAGGCGCACGCGCAACGGATGGAGCGCGAGGCTCGACTCATCCAACGCGTCGCGCCTGGCCCCGGGACCGAACAGGGCTGGTTCGTCGCCCCCGCGGCCTACGAGCTGGAGCATGCCGGCCAGCTTGAGCGCGAGGTCTTCGGGCCGCTCCTGCATGTGGTGCGCTTCGCCCCGGATGCGCTCGATGCGGTAGTCGACAGCATCAATGCCAAGGGCTACGGGCTCACACTCGGTGTGCATACCCGTATCGACGCGACCTGGCGCCGGATCGCGGCGCGCGCCCGAATCGGCAACATCTATATCAATCGCAACCAGATCGGCGCCCTGGTCGGCATCCAGCCCTTCGGCGGGCGCGGGCTCTCGGGCACCGGACCCAAGGCGGGTGGACCCTATTATCTGGAGCGATTGGTCGCCGCCAGACCCGCCGCCTGCGTCTTGGGCGATGTGAGCCGGGGCGGCACCGAGGTCGGCCGAACGGATCGCCTGCAGGAGGCCGGCACCCCTGGGCCCCGGGCGCCGACGGGTCCGCTGACGGGTCTGTCGCGCCGGGATCTGGAGGAAGCCTTGCGCCGAGCCGATGATGCCCTGCCGCCGGATCTCAAGACGCGTGCGACGATTCTCGATCGGGTGGCAACGCGGGTCGAAAGTGCGGCCGGCCCGGCCCTCATCGCCCTCGCGGCCCGGGCGCGTGCCATGCTTGCCGCCCCGCTGACACTCGCGGGCCCGACGGGCGAGGAGAACCAGCTCCTTCTCGAACCGCGCGGGCGGATCGCCTGCGTCGCCGAGGATCCGGCCGTGCTCGCCGTTCAGATCGGCGCAGCCCTGGTCACCGGCAATCGCGTCATCGCCGTCGGATCGGATGCCGATCGGACCGCGCAGCATTTCATCGACGCCGGGGCGCCGATCGCGTTGTTTGCCCTGATCCCGCCGGGAACGGATGCGGACCTGGATGACCTCGCCGCTGACCCGCGTCTGGACGGGCTTGCGTTTCACGGGACGGATGCCCTTGCCGCCCGGCTCGACGCCGCACTCGCCCGCAGCGAGGGACCGATCCGTCCCTTGATTCTCTGGGCCGACGTCGGCGCCGGCATCGGCATCCCGCCGGCCGGCAGCCCTGGTTGGATGCGCCGATTCTTGACCGAGAAGACCCTGTCCCGCGACACCACCGCCTCGGGCGGGAATGCCTTGCTGCTTGCGGCCGCCGAGGACGAGGGCGGTAGAAGGCCGCCGCCGATTCGTCCTTCGCGTCCTCCACTAGACTGA
- a CDS encoding DUF1778 domain-containing protein, translating into MPSATSTARLEARISTELHALLKRAAEIQGRTMTDFVVSAVQEAAQRAIEQAEVIRLSQADSQRFAEALLSPPRPTPALERAFERRRRLVAE; encoded by the coding sequence ATGCCATCAGCTACTTCGACCGCTCGCCTAGAGGCCCGAATCAGCACCGAGCTGCACGCCTTGCTCAAGCGTGCCGCGGAGATCCAGGGTCGCACCATGACCGACTTCGTGGTCTCGGCCGTCCAGGAGGCCGCCCAGCGCGCCATCGAGCAAGCCGAAGTCATCCGGCTGTCTCAGGCCGACTCGCAACGCTTTGCGGAGGCCCTATTGTCGCCGCCCCGGCCAACCCCTGCCTTGGAGCGTGCCTTTGAGCGCCGCCGTAGGCTGGTGGCCGAGTGA